One Elephas maximus indicus isolate mEleMax1 chromosome 16, mEleMax1 primary haplotype, whole genome shotgun sequence DNA window includes the following coding sequences:
- the MSS51 gene encoding putative protein MSS51 homolog, mitochondrial, which produces MAPRSQRRRHKKPPSLVAPVVVTPPKVVTPVPLTLSKPGPSIDALGFFSLEDNVPGLPQLILQKLNMKSYEEYKLVIDGGTPTSGFGFRCLQEMFQKMEDTFRFCAQCRVLPSGLSDSRVLRYCKRCRNVYYCGPECQRSDWPAHKRVCQVLRLVAVDRLMEWLLVTGDFVPPSGPWPWPAEVVQGWDTWFSMRGLQLDTTLNAVLCSHAMTTLWASVRRPRPGSDVLQGSLKRLLTDALSRPLTLGLGLQSLRIDVGKAGGSTVHVVGASHVETFLTRPGDYDELSYMFPGHLGLRVIMVGVDVATGFSQSTSTSPLEPGTVQLSSHKGLYHDFWEEQVETGNVAHPDLVVGFHPGFHSSPDLMEAWLPTLLLLRDYKIPTLLTIYSHQELAASLQILVDLDMHITAYGANPFTSLKPEQVYSNPNKQPVYCNAYYIMFLGSSCQLDERQVEEKVDGRV; this is translated from the exons ATGGCTCCACGGTCCCAGCGACGAAGGCACAAGAAACCCCCCTCATTGGTGGCTCCTGTGGTTGTGACCCCACCCAAGGTTGTGACCCCTGTGCCTCTGACCCTCTCAAAACCTGGCCCTAGCATTGATGCACTTGGCTTCTTCTCTTTGGAGGATAACGTTCCTGGTCTACCCCAGCTGATCCTTCAGAAGTTGAACATGAAAAGCTATGAAGAATACAA GTTGGTGATAGATGGGGGTACCCCTACATCGGGCTTTGGATTTCGATGTCTTCAAGAAATGTTCCAGAAGATGGAGGACACATTTCGATTCTGTGCTCAATGTAGAGTACTCCCTAGTGGCCTTTCAGACTCCAGGGTCCTCCGATACTGCAAGAG GTGCAGAAATGTGTATTACTGTGGTCCAGAGTGCCAGAGGTCAGACTGGCCAGCACACAAGAGGGTCTGTCAAGTGCTGCGGCTCGTAGCTGTGGACCGTCTCATGGAATGGCTTCTGGTTACAG GTGATTTTGTCCCACCCTCAGGACCTTGGCCATGGCCGGCTGAAGTTGTGCAGGGCTGGGACACCTGGTTTTCTATGCGGGGGTTACAGCTAGATACTACACTGAATGCTGTGCTATGTAGTCATGCTATGACCACCCTGTGGGCCAGTGTAAGACGACCAAGGCCAGGTTCAGATGTTCTGCAGGGCTCTTTGAAACGGCTGCTGACAGATGCCTTGTCACGGCCCTTGACGCTGGGCCTAGGGCTTCAGTCCTTGAGGATAGATGTTGGCAAGGCTGGGGGAAGCACAGTGCACGTGGTTGGTGCTTCCCATGTGGAGACCTTCCTCACTCGCCCTGGGGACTATGATGAGCTTAGCTACATGTTTCCTGGACACCTTGGCCTCCGTGTGATCATGGTTGGTGTAGATGTGGCTACTGGCTTTTCACAGAGCACCTCAACTTCACCCCTGGAACCTGGCACAGTTCAGCTTAGCAGCCACAAAGGTCTCTATCATGACTTCTGGGAGGAGCAGGTAGAGACTGGGAACGTAGCCCATCCAGATTTGGTGGTGGGATTCCATCCAG GTTTCCATTCCTCTCCAGACTTGATGGAGGCTTGGCTGCCCACCCTGCTGCTACTTCGTGATTATAAGATCCCAACACTGCTCACCATTTACAG CCATCAGGAGTTGGCAGCCTCTTTGCAGATTCTGGTGGACCTGGATATGCACATCACTGCCTATGGAGCTAACCCTTTCACATCCCTCAAACCCGAACAGGTCTATTCCAACCCCAACAAGCAGCCAGTATACTGCAATGCCTACTATATCATGTTTCTTGGAAGCTCCTGCCAGCTGGATGAGAGACAAGTGGAAGAGAAAGTGGATGGCAGGGTTTAA